In Flavobacterium cerinum, one genomic interval encodes:
- a CDS encoding LytR/AlgR family response regulator transcription factor, which yields MNCIIVDDEPLAREEMLVLVQEVSDLKVIGMFPNAPKALEFIKTNDVDLVFLDIEMPMVNGLEFATQLQSHTLTIFTTAYPTYALKSYELDAIDYLLKPVDKIRLEKAIRKAKTYKKLLSDETEKNTIEGNTEQHLIIKSDRRFYRINFPDIRFIEGLKDYVVIYTKNQKLITAMNLKTIHQKIPQDMFLRVSKSYVINKEQIDSFDHHTIFMGDNEIPLGEVYKKEFFRMYAGGFFNPDAV from the coding sequence ATGAACTGTATCATAGTAGATGATGAACCTCTTGCCAGAGAAGAAATGCTGGTACTTGTTCAGGAAGTTTCCGACCTGAAAGTAATCGGGATGTTTCCGAATGCGCCAAAAGCTTTGGAATTTATCAAAACAAATGATGTTGATCTGGTATTTCTGGATATCGAAATGCCAATGGTAAACGGACTGGAATTTGCTACGCAATTACAAAGTCATACCTTGACTATATTTACAACGGCTTATCCTACTTATGCCTTAAAAAGCTACGAACTTGATGCTATCGATTATCTTTTAAAGCCAGTCGACAAAATCCGCTTGGAGAAAGCCATTCGGAAAGCCAAAACGTATAAAAAACTGCTTTCTGATGAAACGGAAAAGAATACCATTGAAGGCAATACGGAACAGCATTTAATCATCAAATCGGACAGAAGATTTTACAGGATTAATTTTCCGGATATCCGATTTATAGAAGGATTGAAAGATTATGTCGTGATCTATACCAAAAATCAAAAGTTGATCACGGCAATGAATTTAAAAACAATTCACCAAAAGATTCCGCAGGATATGTTTCTTCGTGTGAGTAAATCGTATGTGATAAACAAAGAACAGATTGACTCATTTGATCATCATACAATATTTATGGGTGACAACGAAATACCACTGGGAGAAGTCTATAAAAAGGAATTTTTTAGAATGTATGCGGGTGGTTTTTTTAATCCGGATGCGGTTTAA
- a CDS encoding sensor histidine kinase has product MKHDFGEPKEKKIIACLLDDKYRLLRHGFLLVTVLLMLFYSNWFQNYNGLYKYERLICVFIMLVSLSYINMYILVPGFFFKEHYLLYLILLILVITIGVNILGMVMDYFKFSDAKEVVDRGGGYEGVFILVPIILTTTTIKLFQRWTKDNRKIAELNHLTLVMELNELRNQINPHFLFNMLNGIKALVRSNPEKATFAIMKLSEFLRYQLYENNEEKTILKAEINFLSNFLDLEKLRRDKLSVRIDSTIPIQTLNTTFLPPNLFTTFVENAVKHSVNLAGAESTVAIGIEIVGDRLHFVCTNSKDPHYIPGGPKNNGLGLPNIKRRLELLYAENYTLEINSNDMEYVVNLTIPI; this is encoded by the coding sequence ATGAAACACGATTTCGGAGAACCAAAAGAAAAAAAAATCATAGCATGCCTTTTAGATGATAAATACCGGTTGTTACGACATGGTTTTCTATTGGTAACCGTACTGTTGATGCTTTTTTATTCCAATTGGTTTCAGAATTATAACGGCTTATATAAGTATGAGCGACTTATCTGCGTTTTTATAATGTTAGTAAGTTTGTCCTATATCAATATGTATATATTGGTTCCGGGATTTTTTTTCAAGGAACACTATTTACTTTACCTGATACTCCTTATACTCGTGATTACTATCGGTGTGAACATCTTAGGAATGGTAATGGACTATTTTAAATTTTCAGATGCTAAAGAGGTCGTAGATCGGGGAGGAGGTTATGAAGGCGTTTTTATTTTAGTACCCATTATATTGACCACGACAACCATAAAATTATTTCAGCGGTGGACTAAGGATAACCGCAAGATTGCAGAATTAAACCATTTGACGCTGGTTATGGAACTGAATGAGTTGCGCAATCAGATCAATCCTCATTTTCTTTTCAATATGCTCAATGGAATTAAAGCACTTGTGCGTTCTAATCCGGAAAAAGCAACTTTTGCCATTATGAAGCTATCGGAATTTTTGCGGTACCAACTTTATGAAAACAACGAAGAAAAAACCATCTTAAAGGCCGAAATTAATTTTCTTTCCAATTTTCTGGATCTGGAAAAACTTCGAAGAGACAAACTATCGGTGCGTATTGACAGTACGATTCCGATACAAACGCTGAATACGACTTTTTTGCCGCCGAACCTCTTTACCACGTTTGTTGAGAATGCTGTAAAACATAGTGTAAACCTCGCCGGTGCAGAATCGACCGTTGCCATCGGGATAGAAATAGTAGGAGACCGGCTTCATTTTGTTTGTACCAATTCAAAAGACCCGCATTATATTCCCGGAGGGCCGAAAAATAATGGTTTAGGACTACCGAATATCAAAAGACGACTTGAATTGCTCTATGCTGAAAATTATACATTAGAAATCAATTCAAACGACATGGAATATGTTGTTAACTTAACAATACCGATATGA
- a CDS encoding beta-lactamase family protein: protein MKVKSTFYMALVVGMMVLPVSAQTKSKFKKDISKVESGLMPAVRFEGEPLWTIDSRMKHYNIPGVSIAVIQNSKVIWSKTYGLADIESKTPITSKTLFQAASMSKPVSAYAALQEVETGKLNPEADVNTYLKSWKIPENDFTKDKKVTLKNILSHTAGLTAHGFMGYEVGQPLPTLVQVLNGQPPANSTAVFVNKLPGTPFRYSGGGYTVMQQMLIDIEGKDFPTIMNEKVLAPLNMKNSTFSQPLSQAQSQLAATAYSQNGVKVPGKYHIYPEMAAAGLWTTAEDLAQFVIDIQNTLSNKSNIVVSQKMATAFTIPYIDSFMGLGIFLENNNGQVYFSHGGWNEGYSSKFVGSKTNGNGIVVLTNTNKPEFIEELIRSVAAVYQWPDYNTPVNTIVPLTEQDFRNHIGRYKRDKYGVITIYRDKGKLMAITNAEAPKELIKVGENTYALRNQNYKINFASNNKTGIYELLEVLPDGTVQSENQRLNADQKTPFELIQQGDFDKGVAAYQKAKTDDPNHALLSEDYLNRVGYTLLEQKEYTKAIAIFRLNIVLYPNSENVYDSLGEAFLLDGQKDKAKQYYQKVLEINPKNENAAKILKTL, encoded by the coding sequence ATGAAAGTGAAAAGCACTTTTTATATGGCACTCGTTGTCGGAATGATGGTACTCCCCGTTTCTGCGCAAACAAAATCAAAATTCAAAAAGGACATTTCCAAAGTCGAATCCGGACTAATGCCGGCTGTTCGGTTTGAAGGTGAGCCTCTTTGGACTATAGACTCCCGAATGAAACATTACAATATTCCCGGAGTGAGTATTGCAGTGATCCAAAATTCTAAAGTCATCTGGAGTAAAACATATGGTTTAGCCGATATCGAATCGAAAACACCTATTACTTCCAAAACATTATTTCAGGCCGCCTCGATGAGCAAACCGGTAAGTGCATATGCAGCATTACAGGAAGTCGAAACCGGTAAATTAAATCCGGAAGCCGATGTAAATACTTATTTAAAATCCTGGAAAATTCCGGAAAACGATTTTACAAAAGATAAAAAAGTAACCCTTAAAAATATCCTGAGTCATACAGCCGGTTTAACGGCTCATGGTTTTATGGGATACGAAGTCGGACAACCACTTCCAACATTGGTACAGGTTTTAAACGGACAACCACCGGCCAATTCTACAGCTGTTTTTGTAAATAAATTGCCAGGAACTCCTTTTCGCTATTCCGGTGGTGGCTATACCGTTATGCAACAAATGCTAATCGATATTGAAGGAAAAGATTTCCCGACCATCATGAACGAAAAAGTGTTGGCACCGCTGAATATGAAAAACAGTACTTTTTCACAACCTTTATCGCAAGCGCAATCCCAATTAGCCGCTACAGCCTATTCTCAAAACGGTGTTAAAGTTCCGGGTAAATATCATATATATCCTGAAATGGCAGCTGCCGGCTTATGGACTACGGCCGAAGATCTTGCTCAATTTGTAATTGACATTCAAAATACGCTGAGCAATAAAAGTAATATCGTCGTTTCTCAAAAAATGGCAACGGCTTTTACCATTCCTTACATCGATTCGTTTATGGGATTGGGTATTTTTCTGGAAAACAATAACGGACAGGTTTATTTTAGCCATGGTGGCTGGAACGAAGGTTATTCCAGTAAATTCGTCGGTAGTAAAACCAATGGCAACGGAATTGTAGTTTTAACCAACACGAATAAACCTGAGTTTATTGAAGAACTGATTCGATCGGTTGCTGCTGTGTATCAATGGCCTGATTATAATACTCCGGTCAATACGATTGTACCGTTAACCGAACAGGATTTCCGCAATCATATCGGTCGGTATAAACGCGATAAATACGGTGTTATTACAATCTATCGTGATAAAGGAAAGCTAATGGCTATTACCAATGCTGAAGCTCCAAAAGAATTGATCAAAGTGGGAGAAAACACCTATGCTTTACGCAATCAGAACTATAAAATCAATTTTGCGAGCAACAATAAAACCGGAATTTACGAGCTTTTAGAAGTACTACCGGACGGCACTGTTCAATCGGAAAATCAAAGACTGAATGCCGATCAGAAAACACCTTTCGAACTAATCCAACAAGGTGATTTTGATAAAGGTGTAGCTGCTTATCAAAAGGCTAAAACCGATGATCCGAATCACGCCTTGCTTTCTGAAGATTATCTGAACAGAGTCGGTTATACCTTACTTGAACAAAAGGAATATACCAAAGCCATCGCTATTTTCCGTTTGAATATTGTACTGTATCCCAATAGTGAAAACGTATATGACAGCTTAGGAGAAGCTTTTCTATTAGATGGTCAAAAGGATAAAGCCAAACAGTATTATCAAAAAGTTCTGGAAATCAATCCTAAAAACGAAAATGCCGCAAAAATTTTAAAAACATTATAA
- a CDS encoding ACT domain-containing protein, with amino-acid sequence MAGETNLTVLLENMEPVLNPGAYVFCKTTHLNRIPDIDQLLFIFRETEAITIVLEKSIADQWNLEYDYIASWITLNIHSALEAVGLTAAFADALKQENISCNVVAAYFHDHIFVNQNDAVKAIEALKKLSIKK; translated from the coding sequence ATGGCAGGAGAAACCAACTTAACTGTATTACTCGAAAACATGGAACCGGTTTTAAATCCGGGAGCGTATGTTTTCTGTAAAACGACTCATTTAAACCGAATTCCGGATATCGATCAACTGTTGTTTATTTTTAGAGAAACAGAAGCGATTACAATCGTTTTGGAAAAATCGATAGCTGATCAATGGAATCTGGAATACGATTATATTGCTTCCTGGATTACACTCAATATACATTCAGCACTGGAAGCTGTTGGATTAACCGCTGCTTTCGCTGATGCGCTAAAACAGGAAAACATAAGTTGTAATGTTGTAGCGGCGTATTTTCACGATCATATTTTTGTCAACCAAAACGATGCGGTTAAAGCCATTGAAGCGCTAAAAAAACTTAGCATTAAAAAGTGA
- a CDS encoding MgtC/SapB family protein, translating to MTIEIEIMLRFIIAVIWGAIIGAEREYRGKAAGFRTTILISIGACFFTVMSVMIGGEANPDRIASNIVTGLGFLCAGVIFRADNHINGITTAATIWSVAAISMGIGAGHYQIAAFGGTLILIVLTTLTYLQEKIDRINQHRIIHVTFDKSEDGHTRCKDLFSAYAVKSRLIVQQKAGNQITLSWEIHANERKMESLNLAFLMDEFFFNVEILNA from the coding sequence ATGACGATTGAAATAGAAATTATGTTGCGTTTTATTATAGCGGTTATCTGGGGCGCTATAATCGGAGCCGAGCGGGAATACCGGGGAAAAGCAGCCGGTTTTCGGACCACTATCCTGATTTCTATAGGCGCCTGCTTTTTTACGGTAATGTCGGTTATGATAGGTGGTGAGGCCAATCCCGACCGAATTGCATCCAATATTGTAACCGGCTTGGGATTTCTCTGTGCCGGTGTTATATTTCGAGCCGATAATCATATCAACGGGATTACGACTGCTGCAACGATTTGGTCAGTTGCGGCAATTAGTATGGGAATCGGCGCCGGACATTATCAAATCGCTGCCTTTGGCGGTACTCTGATACTGATTGTACTGACTACACTGACTTATTTACAAGAAAAAATAGATCGGATAAACCAACATCGGATCATTCATGTTACATTCGATAAAAGTGAAGACGGACATACCCGTTGTAAAGATCTTTTTAGTGCGTATGCCGTAAAATCCAGACTTATTGTACAACAAAAAGCAGGAAATCAGATTACGCTCAGTTGGGAAATTCATGCCAATGAAAGAAAAATGGAGTCGTTGAACCTCGCTTTTTTAATGGACGAATTCTTTTTTAATGTCGAGATTTTAAATGCCTGA
- a CDS encoding nuclear transport factor 2 family protein, whose amino-acid sequence MTQKEMAQDFLQLAAKGKAKEAFQYYIGSDFIHHNAFFKGDGTTLMHAMDENARNNPDKVFEIQRALEDNDLVAVHSRVRQTPDDTGAAVIHIFRFYNDKIVELWDFGQAVPNTMINENGMF is encoded by the coding sequence ATGACTCAAAAAGAAATGGCGCAGGATTTTTTACAACTTGCAGCAAAAGGAAAGGCAAAAGAGGCTTTTCAATATTATATCGGAAGTGATTTTATTCATCATAATGCTTTTTTTAAAGGCGACGGCACAACTTTAATGCACGCAATGGACGAAAATGCCCGAAATAATCCGGATAAAGTTTTTGAAATTCAAAGAGCATTGGAGGACAATGATCTTGTTGCGGTACATTCCAGAGTACGCCAAACACCAGATGATACCGGTGCCGCTGTCATCCATATTTTTCGTTTCTATAATGATAAAATTGTAGAACTATGGGATTTCGGACAAGCTGTTCCGAATACTATGATAAATGAAAACGGAATGTTTTAA
- a CDS encoding DUF5694 domain-containing protein, with protein sequence MKTFWAICFILISFFGFSQEKINVLLIGTYHFNNPGHDAVKMKERNILTPESQKELEQLTDLIKKKFNPDKVFVENVYAKREGLNDMYQKYLKNEKMYNPDTLKNDFRKRFYSENEMFQLGFRLAKKAKNKAIYSIDDRLEFRYDKVMKRVKEDEKLNKKFEALLSESGKNMNECMTQPNLKEVLICLNNEEQAKRNKGFYINFVNALDPEERFGSTLVADWYKRNLTMYSYFQNQVADTDKNVVILVGVGHSSMLKDFILHDARFNLIEFKDLYN encoded by the coding sequence ATGAAAACCTTCTGGGCTATCTGTTTTATTTTAATCTCCTTTTTTGGTTTTAGCCAGGAAAAAATCAATGTGCTGCTTATCGGTACTTATCATTTTAATAATCCGGGACATGATGCCGTAAAAATGAAAGAACGAAATATCCTGACACCAGAAAGTCAGAAAGAATTGGAGCAGCTAACTGATTTGATCAAGAAAAAATTTAACCCGGATAAAGTTTTTGTTGAAAATGTTTATGCCAAGCGGGAAGGCTTAAACGATATGTATCAGAAGTACCTTAAAAACGAAAAAATGTATAATCCCGATACTTTAAAAAATGATTTCCGGAAGCGTTTTTACAGTGAAAATGAAATGTTTCAGTTGGGTTTTCGTCTGGCTAAAAAAGCCAAAAACAAGGCTATTTATTCGATTGATGATCGTCTGGAATTTCGCTACGACAAGGTGATGAAACGAGTTAAGGAAGATGAAAAACTAAACAAAAAATTCGAGGCTCTTTTATCGGAATCCGGTAAAAACATGAATGAGTGTATGACCCAACCTAACCTAAAAGAGGTACTAATCTGTTTGAACAATGAAGAACAGGCCAAACGAAACAAAGGATTTTATATCAACTTTGTCAATGCATTAGATCCCGAAGAGCGATTTGGTTCTACTTTAGTTGCCGACTGGTACAAAAGGAACTTGACTATGTATTCGTATTTCCAAAATCAGGTAGCTGATACCGATAAAAATGTGGTTATTCTGGTTGGAGTCGGACATTCCTCGATGCTGAAAGATTTTATTCTGCATGATGCCCGTTTTAATCTTATCGAATTTAAGGACTTATATAATTAA
- a CDS encoding serine hydrolase domain-containing protein, translating to MKKNYKACLLGLFVTALAWSQKMDTQKLDLYFQTLEANNKFMGSVAISQNGQRIYTKTVGFADVENKLKANENSKYRIGSISKTFTSILVFKAIENKKLTLNQTIEMFFPTIPNAGKITIGQLLSHRSGLHDFTDDDDYYDWNTKTMTEKEMVAGIAKGGTDFEPDTKAEYCNSNYVLLTYILEKTFQKKYSDLLKNEITQPLGMKNTYLGGKINTQNNECKSYNYEGNWKVRPETDISIPMGAGGIVSTPGDLLKLSEALFKGKLLKKESVEAMKTIQDKFGKGLFRMPFNDKIGYGHAGNIDGFNNTFTYYSDGDFSFAMTSNGTNYSNNTIALTALQAIFKEPFAIPEFTTYTVKPEDLDQYLGTYASTEIPVKMTVVKENGVLQLQTPGQPTIALEAAAKDQFKFEKAGVVLEFNPTEKTMLLKQRGGAFRFTKE from the coding sequence ATGAAAAAGAACTATAAGGCCTGTTTACTGGGCCTTTTTGTTACCGCATTGGCGTGGTCGCAAAAAATGGATACACAAAAACTGGATTTGTATTTTCAAACATTAGAAGCGAATAATAAGTTTATGGGGAGCGTAGCTATTTCGCAAAACGGACAGCGAATCTATACAAAAACGGTTGGCTTTGCGGATGTCGAAAATAAATTAAAAGCCAATGAAAACTCGAAATATCGAATCGGTTCAATTTCTAAAACTTTTACCTCAATTTTGGTTTTTAAAGCCATTGAAAATAAAAAGCTGACATTAAATCAAACAATTGAAATGTTTTTCCCGACAATTCCAAATGCGGGTAAAATTACAATCGGACAATTGTTAAGTCATCGAAGCGGACTACATGATTTTACGGATGACGATGATTATTATGATTGGAATACCAAAACGATGACCGAAAAAGAAATGGTCGCCGGAATTGCAAAAGGCGGAACTGATTTTGAACCGGATACTAAAGCAGAATACTGTAATTCCAATTATGTATTGCTGACATATATTTTAGAGAAAACTTTCCAAAAAAAGTATTCGGATCTATTAAAAAATGAGATTACCCAACCGCTTGGAATGAAGAATACCTATTTAGGGGGTAAAATCAATACGCAGAATAACGAATGTAAATCCTATAATTATGAAGGAAATTGGAAGGTCAGACCGGAAACGGATATTTCAATCCCGATGGGAGCCGGAGGTATTGTTTCAACTCCCGGCGATTTGCTAAAACTGAGCGAAGCGCTGTTTAAAGGGAAATTACTAAAAAAAGAAAGTGTAGAAGCGATGAAAACCATTCAGGATAAATTCGGAAAAGGTTTGTTCCGAATGCCGTTTAATGATAAAATCGGTTACGGACATGCCGGAAATATCGATGGATTTAATAATACATTTACGTATTATAGTGACGGTGATTTCTCCTTTGCAATGACATCAAACGGAACGAATTACAGTAATAATACGATTGCGCTTACCGCATTACAAGCCATTTTTAAAGAGCCTTTTGCTATTCCGGAGTTTACAACTTATACCGTAAAACCTGAAGATCTGGATCAATATCTGGGAACCTATGCGTCGACAGAAATTCCGGTAAAAATGACCGTTGTAAAAGAAAACGGCGTACTTCAATTGCAAACGCCCGGGCAACCTACAATCGCATTGGAAGCTGCTGCCAAAGATCAGTTTAAGTTTGAAAAAGCCGGAGTTGTTTTAGAGTTTAATCCGACTGAAAAAACGATGTTGTTAAAACAAAGAGGAGGAGCGTTTCGCTTTACAAAAGAGTAA
- a CDS encoding DUF1700 domain-containing protein, translating to MKFKEITFRDPNSKRIYLDYIARIQKAVKALNNENQQEVLLEINSHIYESLISDSDTGQEEITRLLDILEKLGQPEVFLKPLVAEKKLDEATRTFNPLQVAKALALNIGNGIAYVIFAILYLMLFSFLFLIVAKLVDPQNVGFFYRPDTVFILGYYRDNGITHTEYEQLGNGFIPLMLVLAVIFYVLITLLLRLKRTLK from the coding sequence ATGAAGTTTAAAGAAATAACCTTCCGGGATCCGAATTCCAAACGAATTTACCTGGATTATATCGCCCGGATTCAAAAGGCTGTAAAAGCATTGAATAATGAAAACCAACAGGAAGTTTTACTGGAAATCAACAGTCATATCTATGAAAGCCTGATCTCGGATTCTGACACCGGACAGGAAGAAATAACCCGATTATTGGATATCCTGGAAAAATTAGGTCAACCGGAAGTCTTTTTAAAACCATTGGTGGCTGAGAAAAAATTAGACGAAGCAACCCGTACATTCAATCCGTTGCAAGTCGCTAAAGCATTGGCCTTGAATATCGGTAACGGAATAGCATATGTGATTTTTGCGATTCTGTATCTGATGTTATTCAGTTTCTTGTTTTTAATTGTCGCTAAACTCGTTGATCCGCAAAATGTAGGTTTCTTTTATCGACCTGATACTGTTTTTATTCTGGGTTATTACCGCGATAACGGAATTACGCATACCGAATATGAACAGTTAGGAAATGGATTTATCCCGTTGATGCTTGTATTGGCTGTCATTTTCTACGTACTGATTACTTTATTACTTCGATTAAAAAGAACCTTAAAATAA